Proteins encoded together in one Flavobacteriales bacterium window:
- a CDS encoding ABC transporter permease: MNKILLIIRREFITRVRKPSFLIMTILGPLLIAGTMVGLVYLGMQESDDHLVMVVDKPHVVTGKLRDTDKVRFFYGYDELSDSAFKASPYTLMIEVNEAILETNTIQLFYKDLPSLNVQRTVQSELERTLEREKLRVNNVDPDTYARIRTALNVQLFDIDKAGEESYEQVLAAVGFGFGYIMFFFVFLYAVQVMRGVLEEKSNRIVEVLISSVKPFQLMMGKIIGIALVGLAQFTIWIALTATLMTAGTALLMKDRLDPREVLAEQQMTGELQAELMKEAGAQAPDRNKVMEVVRRLNIPFVLGMFVFYFLAGYLLYSSLFAAVGSAVDSETDTQQFMFPVTLPMIVAIFIAQMAITNPGSPLVFWGSIIPFTSPVVMMVRVAMGSVLETPWQLVLSMVLLVGTFVFTTWLAGRIYRTGILMYGKKVSWREMGRWLFYKG; this comes from the coding sequence ATGAACAAGATCCTCCTCATCATCCGGCGCGAGTTCATCACCCGCGTGCGGAAACCGAGCTTCCTGATCATGACCATCCTGGGGCCGCTGCTGATCGCCGGCACCATGGTGGGCCTGGTGTACCTGGGCATGCAGGAGAGCGACGACCACCTGGTGATGGTGGTGGACAAGCCCCATGTGGTGACGGGCAAGCTGCGCGACACCGATAAGGTGCGGTTCTTCTACGGCTACGACGAGCTGAGCGACTCGGCTTTCAAGGCCTCCCCCTACACGCTTATGATCGAGGTCAACGAGGCCATCCTGGAGACCAACACCATCCAGCTCTTCTACAAGGACCTGCCCAGCCTGAACGTGCAACGCACCGTCCAGAGCGAACTGGAGCGCACCCTCGAACGCGAGAAGTTGCGCGTGAACAACGTGGACCCCGACACCTACGCCCGCATCAGGACCGCGCTGAACGTGCAGCTCTTCGACATCGACAAGGCCGGCGAGGAGAGCTACGAACAGGTGCTGGCCGCCGTGGGCTTCGGCTTCGGCTATATCATGTTCTTCTTTGTGTTCCTCTACGCCGTGCAGGTGATGCGCGGCGTGCTGGAGGAGAAGAGCAACCGCATCGTGGAGGTGCTCATCAGCAGCGTGAAGCCCTTCCAGCTGATGATGGGCAAGATCATCGGTATCGCGCTCGTGGGCCTGGCCCAGTTCACCATCTGGATCGCCCTTACCGCCACCCTGATGACCGCCGGCACCGCCCTGCTGATGAAGGACCGCCTTGACCCGCGCGAGGTGCTGGCCGAACAGCAGATGACCGGTGAACTGCAGGCTGAGCTGATGAAGGAGGCCGGCGCCCAGGCCCCGGACCGCAACAAGGTGATGGAGGTGGTGCGCCGCCTCAACATCCCCTTCGTGCTGGGCATGTTCGTGTTCTACTTCCTGGCCGGCTACCTGCTGTACAGCTCCCTGTTCGCCGCCGTGGGCAGCGCCGTGGACAGCGAGACCGACACGCAGCAGTTCATGTTCCCCGTCACCCTGCCCATGATCGTCGCCATCTTCATCGCGCAGATGGCCATCACCAACCCGGGCAGCCCCTTGGTCTTCTGGGGCTCCATCATCCCCTTCACCAGCCCGGTGGTGATGATGGTGCGCGTGGCCATGGGCAGCGTGCTCGAGACCCCCTGGCAGCTCGTGCTGAGCATGGTGCTGCTCGTGGGCACCTTCGTGTTCACCACCTGGCTCGCCGGCCGCATCTACCGCACCGGCATCCTCATGTACGGCAAGAAGGTGAGCTGGCGCGAAATGGGCCGGTGGCTGTTCTACAAAGGGTAG
- a CDS encoding phosphatase, protein MHIPPIAVLDLGTNTFNQLVATGGPGNGMTVLHSSERPVFLGRGIEDGTLTEEAMARGLDALHDLLAVARGLGVVRIRAIGTSALRHARNSSEFLRKVHAAFALTVAVVDGDTEAELILDGVRLAVPLTDRPALVMDIGGGSMEFILATRHALMWKRSFELGVTRLRTRVPFSDPPTVEEELRLAAHLDDRLEPLWAVIDRHEPHLLIGSAGSFDSLAAMVAHAQGEELSADALTLTFDDLAFAQLKDGLMRMARAERSAVPGLPAHRVDHIACGLVAIDRVLTAGGIRALAWSRFALKEGAAWRVLKELPSGP, encoded by the coding sequence ATGCACATCCCGCCCATCGCGGTGCTCGACCTGGGCACCAACACCTTCAACCAGCTCGTGGCGACGGGCGGTCCCGGGAACGGCATGACCGTGCTGCACAGCAGCGAGCGGCCTGTGTTCCTGGGCCGCGGGATCGAGGACGGAACGCTCACCGAAGAGGCCATGGCGCGCGGGCTGGACGCGTTGCATGACCTTCTGGCGGTGGCGCGCGGCCTCGGTGTGGTGCGCATCCGCGCCATCGGCACCTCGGCCCTGCGGCACGCCCGCAACAGCAGCGAGTTCCTGCGCAAGGTGCACGCGGCCTTCGCTCTCACCGTGGCGGTGGTGGACGGCGACACCGAGGCGGAGCTGATCCTGGACGGAGTGCGTCTCGCGGTACCCCTCACCGACCGGCCCGCGCTGGTGATGGACATCGGCGGGGGCAGCATGGAGTTCATCCTGGCCACCCGCCATGCCCTCATGTGGAAGCGCAGCTTCGAACTGGGTGTCACCCGCCTGCGCACCCGCGTGCCCTTCAGCGACCCCCCCACCGTGGAGGAGGAGCTGAGGCTGGCCGCCCACCTGGACGACCGCCTGGAGCCCCTCTGGGCCGTGATCGACCGGCATGAGCCGCACCTGCTGATCGGCAGCGCCGGCAGCTTCGACAGCCTGGCCGCCATGGTGGCCCACGCACAGGGTGAGGAACTGTCCGCCGACGCACTGACCCTCACCTTCGACGACCTGGCCTTCGCGCAATTGAAGGACGGGCTGATGCGCATGGCGCGCGCAGAACGCAGCGCAGTGCCCGGGCTCCCCGCCCACCGCGTGGACCACATCGCCTGCGGTCTGGTGGCCATCGACCGCGTGCTCACCGCCGGCGGTATCCGTGCGCTGGCCTGGAGCCGCTTCGCCCTGAAGGAGGGCGCCGCCTGGCGCGTGCTGAAGGAGCTACCTTCCGGGCCATGA
- a CDS encoding M36 family metallopeptidase, translating to MTILLFRCAFAVGLSACAALFAAAQQKAPGALTAARAQLVREGLAPADLEHLRVTDSYVDAGTYIRHTWMKQQWLGIDIFNSEVAMHQRCDGEVVYITHRTIEGLEAEAGPSQPAIHAAAALRIVLEQDGVGAMMPAITGHDAQRHRWTFDGTAFAGEEPFAELVWIAAGDALWLAWNVNYYQAGGAHWWNVRIDARTGKELERNDWMVTGCGPVEHGHEPAASMPVVALPAAPNDYRILSLPVESPSHGARSIINAPWSLAPIASPFGWHDTNGVAGADHTITRGNNVYASEDANADDVPGYSPTSPTLDFDYTLNLANAPVTYRDAAITNLFVQCNIMHDVFYRYGFDEVAGNFQSNNYGRGGAENDFVFADAQDGLTMNNGSFGTPPDGMSGRAQIYLWNVTTPQRDGDLDNGLVTHEYGHGISNRLVGGPSNANTLANQDQPGEGWSDYLALMMTMEPGDQGTDARGLDTYLLGQPITGAGVRPYKYSTNPAVNSLTYAATNSSATLPGAHGIGTMWCSVLWDMTWALIAQYGFSADLYNGNAGNNISLQLVIDGMKYTPASPGFVDARDGILMADQIRYNGAHQNLIWTVFAARGLGFSANQGNPYWRFDQVEAFDMPSSSNVGVRSPHTPMAGVFTDCQNGLPLTVDVRNNGLQTQGNFNVSYRLDGGVPVTQLFSGTLVPGASAPVSFPGTLTLGSYGVHTIKTWTSLAADQYHADDTLTFTINWQANASPPVNANAEDALLPPTGWVVENPDGLYTWSNVTLAMGANCAATRAFRMNFRTYYAPGQVDRLVSPLINLAGSAGTRLQFHHAYAPYGSGLDDGLLVQISTDCGQNWSTLWSAYGAALGTAPQMTSTYVPTACNQWLLHDIDISAYDGQLVRIRFVGETHFGNDLFLDNIAVVNNGLRLSMKVLLDGPYDGNTLLMRDDLRATALLPANEPYTALGFVQASDGGGEAIQPAVASATGNNAVVDWVLVELRSTITPTVVLATRAALVQRDGDVVDVDGASPIALLAPPGSYLVAVRHRDHLGTMTANAATLSTSTASIDFTDPATPVFGMNGRKQVGAKMLLWPGDATGDGRVKYAGSANDRDAVLSAVGGGTPTNTVNNVYDRRDVNLDGSIKYTGSANDRDVILQTIGGTVPTATRTQQLP from the coding sequence ATGACCATCCTGCTCTTCAGGTGCGCCTTCGCTGTGGGGCTTTCTGCATGCGCGGCTCTCTTCGCAGCAGCGCAGCAAAAAGCCCCGGGAGCATTGACCGCTGCCAGAGCGCAGCTGGTACGTGAAGGACTTGCACCGGCAGACCTGGAGCATCTCCGCGTCACGGACAGCTATGTGGATGCTGGAACCTACATACGACATACGTGGATGAAGCAGCAATGGCTTGGCATCGATATTTTCAATAGCGAGGTGGCCATGCACCAGCGGTGCGATGGCGAGGTCGTGTACATCACGCATCGCACGATCGAAGGTCTGGAGGCCGAAGCCGGTCCGTCGCAGCCGGCCATCCATGCTGCCGCAGCATTGCGGATCGTGCTTGAACAGGATGGGGTCGGCGCAATGATGCCCGCCATCACCGGCCATGACGCTCAGCGGCATCGGTGGACCTTCGATGGCACCGCGTTCGCCGGAGAAGAACCCTTCGCTGAACTGGTTTGGATCGCCGCGGGTGATGCGCTCTGGCTCGCATGGAACGTGAACTACTACCAGGCCGGCGGCGCGCATTGGTGGAACGTGCGCATCGACGCCCGAACGGGGAAGGAGTTGGAACGCAACGATTGGATGGTGACCGGATGCGGCCCTGTGGAGCATGGGCATGAGCCGGCTGCCTCCATGCCCGTGGTGGCCCTGCCAGCCGCCCCGAACGACTACCGCATCTTGTCCTTGCCCGTGGAGAGCCCGAGCCACGGCGCGCGTTCGATCATCAATGCGCCTTGGTCGCTGGCGCCCATTGCATCTCCGTTCGGCTGGCATGACACCAACGGGGTCGCAGGTGCCGATCACACCATTACGCGTGGCAATAATGTGTATGCCAGTGAGGATGCGAACGCGGACGATGTCCCAGGCTACAGCCCGACAAGTCCCACGCTGGACTTCGACTACACATTGAACCTGGCCAATGCGCCCGTGACCTATCGCGATGCCGCGATCACGAATCTGTTCGTGCAATGCAACATCATGCACGATGTGTTCTACCGCTACGGCTTCGACGAGGTGGCCGGCAATTTCCAGAGCAACAATTACGGTCGTGGAGGAGCGGAGAACGACTTCGTTTTCGCCGATGCACAGGACGGTCTGACAATGAACAACGGATCTTTCGGGACACCGCCCGATGGGATGAGCGGCCGTGCGCAGATCTATCTCTGGAATGTGACCACACCCCAGCGCGATGGCGATCTGGACAATGGCCTGGTGACCCACGAATACGGGCATGGCATCAGCAACCGTCTGGTGGGTGGCCCTTCGAACGCGAACACCCTGGCCAACCAGGATCAGCCCGGCGAAGGCTGGAGCGATTACCTGGCCTTGATGATGACGATGGAACCAGGGGATCAAGGAACGGATGCGCGCGGTCTTGATACCTACCTGCTCGGTCAGCCGATCACCGGGGCAGGGGTGCGACCTTACAAGTACAGCACGAACCCGGCGGTGAACAGCCTCACCTACGCGGCTACCAACAGCAGCGCGACACTACCCGGAGCGCATGGCATCGGTACCATGTGGTGCAGTGTGCTGTGGGACATGACCTGGGCGTTGATCGCACAGTACGGTTTCAGCGCCGACCTTTACAACGGCAATGCTGGCAACAACATCTCGCTACAGTTGGTGATCGATGGCATGAAGTACACGCCGGCAAGCCCCGGTTTCGTGGACGCGCGGGATGGCATCCTCATGGCTGACCAGATCCGGTACAACGGCGCGCATCAGAACCTCATCTGGACGGTCTTCGCCGCACGTGGCTTGGGATTCAGTGCCAACCAGGGCAACCCATACTGGCGTTTCGATCAGGTGGAGGCGTTCGATATGCCCTCGAGCTCCAACGTGGGCGTGCGTTCTCCCCATACCCCGATGGCCGGTGTATTCACCGATTGCCAGAACGGGCTTCCGCTCACCGTGGACGTGCGCAACAACGGGCTTCAAACGCAGGGTAATTTCAACGTGAGCTATCGCCTGGATGGGGGCGTACCTGTGACGCAATTGTTCAGCGGCACGCTCGTGCCCGGCGCATCGGCACCGGTCTCTTTCCCTGGAACGCTCACACTGGGCAGCTACGGCGTCCACACGATCAAGACCTGGACGAGCCTTGCCGCTGATCAGTACCATGCGGACGACACACTGACCTTCACCATCAACTGGCAGGCGAACGCGAGCCCACCGGTGAACGCGAACGCCGAAGATGCGCTGCTGCCGCCTACAGGTTGGGTGGTGGAGAATCCGGATGGGCTCTACACCTGGAGCAATGTGACGCTTGCGATGGGAGCGAATTGCGCAGCCACCCGCGCGTTCCGAATGAACTTCAGGACCTACTATGCGCCTGGTCAAGTGGACCGTTTGGTCTCACCGTTGATCAACCTTGCGGGAAGCGCGGGCACGCGGCTGCAGTTCCATCACGCGTATGCGCCCTATGGATCCGGTCTGGATGACGGCTTGCTCGTGCAGATCAGCACGGATTGTGGGCAGAATTGGAGCACGCTTTGGTCCGCCTATGGCGCAGCGCTGGGCACTGCGCCACAAATGACCAGCACCTATGTGCCAACTGCCTGTAACCAATGGTTGCTGCACGACATCGACATCAGTGCGTACGACGGCCAACTGGTGCGGATCCGCTTCGTGGGCGAAACCCACTTCGGCAACGACCTCTTCTTGGACAACATCGCAGTGGTGAACAACGGGTTGCGGCTCTCGATGAAGGTGCTGCTCGATGGGCCCTACGACGGGAACACCTTGTTGATGCGCGACGACCTCCGTGCTACAGCCCTGCTACCGGCCAATGAGCCATATACAGCCCTCGGCTTCGTGCAGGCCAGCGATGGAGGTGGTGAGGCCATCCAACCCGCTGTTGCGTCAGCCACAGGCAACAACGCCGTGGTGGATTGGGTGCTTGTGGAACTTCGGAGCACGATCACGCCCACGGTCGTTCTCGCCACACGCGCCGCGCTCGTTCAGCGCGACGGGGATGTGGTGGACGTGGACGGTGCATCGCCGATCGCCTTGCTCGCCCCGCCCGGGAGCTATCTTGTAGCGGTGCGCCATCGCGACCATCTCGGCACAATGACCGCCAATGCGGCCACACTGTCCACTTCAACAGCAAGCATCGACTTCACGGACCCGGCAACGCCTGTCTTTGGAATGAACGGACGGAAGCAGGTTGGAGCGAAGATGCTTCTCTGGCCCGGCGATGCCACCGGCGATGGCCGGGTGAAGTACGCTGGTTCGGCGAACGACCGCGATGCCGTGCTGAGCGCCGTGGGCGGAGGCACGCCCACCAACACGGTGAACAACGTGTACGACCGGCGCGATGTGAACCTCGATGGCAGCATCAAGTACACGGGCAGCGCCAACGACCGGGATGTGATCCTGCAGACGATCGGAGGCACGGTGCCGACGGCGACACGAACGCAGCAATTGCCATGA
- a CDS encoding sigma-54-dependent Fis family transcriptional regulator: MAKILIIDDEKAIRAALKDILEHEKHTVEEAEDGTAGLDKVKKGRFDLVLCDIKMPKMDGLELLEKLQAHDPDLPVVMISGHGTIDTAVDALKKGAFDFIQKPPDINRILVSVRNALDRNSLVQETKVLRTKVGKARGNGVQMVGESRALQSIREMIDKVAPSDARVLITGGNGAGKEGVARMIHQKSGRAEGPYIEVNCAAIPGELIESELFGHMKGSFTSAIKDRKGKFELAHGGTLFLDEIGDMALAAQAKVLRALQEGRITPVGGDKDVQVDVRVIAATNKDLKKEIAEGRFREDLFHRLSVIPIHVPSLGERLEDIPLLADHFIQQVCTEQGIAPKKIADKAVKELQKLPWTGNVRELRNVIERLVILSGKEISEADVKAYATPRV; encoded by the coding sequence ATGGCCAAGATCCTCATCATCGACGACGAGAAGGCGATCCGCGCCGCGCTGAAGGACATCCTGGAGCACGAGAAGCACACCGTGGAGGAGGCCGAGGACGGGACCGCGGGCCTCGACAAGGTGAAGAAGGGCCGTTTCGACCTGGTGCTCTGCGACATCAAGATGCCCAAGATGGACGGCCTGGAGCTGCTGGAGAAGCTGCAGGCCCACGACCCCGACCTGCCCGTGGTGATGATCAGCGGCCACGGCACCATCGACACCGCGGTGGACGCCCTGAAGAAGGGCGCCTTCGACTTCATCCAGAAACCGCCCGACATCAACCGCATCCTGGTGAGCGTGCGCAACGCCCTGGACCGCAACAGCCTGGTGCAGGAGACCAAGGTGCTGCGCACCAAGGTGGGCAAGGCCCGGGGCAATGGGGTGCAGATGGTGGGCGAGAGCAGGGCCCTGCAGAGCATCCGGGAGATGATCGACAAGGTGGCCCCCAGCGATGCGCGCGTGCTGATCACCGGTGGCAACGGGGCCGGCAAGGAGGGCGTGGCCCGGATGATCCATCAGAAAAGCGGCCGAGCGGAAGGCCCCTACATCGAGGTGAACTGCGCGGCCATCCCCGGCGAGCTGATCGAGAGCGAGCTCTTCGGCCACATGAAGGGCAGTTTCACCAGCGCCATCAAGGACCGCAAGGGCAAGTTCGAGCTGGCGCATGGCGGCACGCTCTTCCTGGACGAGATCGGCGACATGGCGCTGGCCGCCCAGGCCAAGGTGCTCCGCGCCCTGCAGGAAGGCCGCATCACCCCGGTGGGCGGCGACAAGGACGTGCAGGTGGACGTGCGCGTGATCGCCGCCACCAACAAGGACCTGAAGAAGGAGATCGCCGAAGGCCGCTTCCGCGAGGACCTCTTCCACCGCCTCAGCGTGATCCCCATCCATGTGCCCAGCCTGGGCGAACGCCTGGAGGACATCCCTCTGCTCGCCGACCACTTCATCCAGCAGGTCTGCACCGAACAGGGCATCGCCCCCAAGAAGATCGCCGATAAGGCCGTCAAGGAGCTGCAGAAGCTGCCCTGGACCGGCAACGTGCGCGAGCTGCGCAACGTGATCGAGCGCCTGGTGATCCTCTCCGGCAAGGAGATCTCCGAGGCCGACGTGAAGGCCTACGCCACGCCCCGCGTCTGA
- a CDS encoding YitT family protein — protein MKSSPRRALIRQLPVPSSVEKERSRYRRARRLQALRVGFRRQVKDVLFMTLGIFSAAFGLEGFLIPNAFIDGGATGIALLAVRLTELPLALLLVLVNAPFMVVAYRTIGREFALKTTAAIGGLALVTAAVHFPDVTHDKLLVAVFGGFFLGAGIGLAVRGGSVIDGTEVLALALSRKLGTTIGDIIMVINVVIFGVAAWLLGVETALYAMVTYLAASKTVDFVIEGIEEYTGLTIISPHHEEMRHMIGTVMGRGLTVYTGKRGFGKTGHSFDTEIIYCVITRLELSKILTEIEKIDPNAFVVMSPVKDTRGGMIKKRPLQH, from the coding sequence ATGAAGTCCTCGCCGCGCCGCGCACTGATCCGTCAGCTGCCCGTGCCCTCCAGCGTGGAAAAGGAGCGCAGCCGCTACCGCCGGGCGCGCCGTCTTCAAGCGCTGCGGGTGGGCTTCCGCCGACAGGTGAAGGACGTGCTCTTCATGACACTGGGCATCTTCAGCGCCGCCTTCGGGCTCGAGGGGTTTCTCATCCCCAATGCCTTCATCGATGGCGGTGCCACCGGCATCGCGCTGCTGGCCGTTCGGCTCACCGAGCTGCCTCTTGCACTGCTCCTGGTGCTGGTGAACGCCCCCTTCATGGTGGTGGCCTACCGCACCATCGGGCGCGAATTCGCCCTGAAGACCACCGCCGCCATCGGCGGTCTGGCGCTGGTCACCGCCGCGGTGCATTTCCCCGATGTGACGCACGACAAGCTCCTGGTGGCCGTGTTCGGCGGCTTCTTCCTCGGCGCCGGCATCGGGCTGGCCGTGCGGGGCGGCTCCGTGATCGACGGCACCGAAGTGCTCGCCCTGGCGCTCAGCCGAAAGCTGGGCACCACCATCGGCGACATCATCATGGTGATCAATGTGGTGATCTTCGGCGTGGCGGCGTGGCTCCTGGGCGTGGAGACCGCGCTGTACGCCATGGTGACCTACCTGGCCGCCAGCAAGACGGTGGACTTCGTGATCGAGGGCATCGAGGAGTACACCGGCCTCACCATCATCAGCCCGCACCACGAGGAGATGCGCCACATGATCGGTACGGTGATGGGCCGAGGGCTCACCGTCTACACCGGCAAGCGCGGCTTCGGAAAGACGGGCCACAGCTTCGACACGGAGATCATCTACTGTGTGATCACCCGCCTGGAGCTGAGCAAGATCCTCACCGAGATCGAGAAGATCGACCCCAACGCCTTTGTGGTGATGAGCCCCGTGAAGGATACGCGGGGAGGCATGATCAAGAAGCGGCCGCTCCAGCATTGA
- the alaS gene encoding alanine--tRNA ligase, with amino-acid sequence MLTSQQIRQKFLDHFARHGHAIVPSAPMVVKDDPTLMFTNAGMNQFKDLFLGNRPAQHKRIADTQKCLRVSGKHNDLEEVGIDTYHHTMFEMLGNWSFGDYFKKEAIEWAWELLTEVYGIDKNNIYVTYFGGDEKDKLPADLETRDLWKQFMAEDRILPFSRKDNFWEMGDTGPCGPCTEIHVDVRTAEEKARKPGRDLVNNDHPQVIEIWNNVFMQFERKADGSLVELPAQHVDTGMGFERLCMVLQGKRSNYDTDVFQPLIQAIAKRSGRTYGKDEKADIAMRVIADHLRAISFAIADGQLPSNTGAGYVIRRILRRAVRYGYSFLGFNEPFMHELVKTLADQMGDQFPELRKQQQVVESVMQEEEKAFLRTLEQGTKRLEQALAESKGTLAGDRAFELFDTYGFPIDLTQLMAREQKMDVDMNGFEAELQKQKERSRAATAVTTGDWVELGKGETVFIGYDALGTEARILRYRKVSGKGGDQFQLVLDRTPFYAEGGGQVGDQGWLIQGADQVEVVDTKRENQLIVHFTKELPKDVTQPLTAQVNTQRRGLTARNHTATHLLHHALRKHLGTHVEQKGSLVAPDRLRFDISHFAKVTPEELATIEREVNAMITDDIVFEDQRNVPIAEAKAMGAMALFGEKYGDNVRVVKFGPSVELCGGTHVPRTGVIGPFRIVSESALAAGIRRIEAITSVEAERMINEKLAKLEAIEALLKNPADVVAAVQKLAEQNAVLSKELEKAAREKVKRYATAIPAKAKANSKGVKVLVEQLDLDAQGLKDLGFALREQHADLAFVAGSVIDGKPLLAVSLGKQVLEATGLKAVDIIKLIGPLIKGGGGGQPDFATAGGKEPGGMADALRKAAELLG; translated from the coding sequence ATGCTCACCAGCCAGCAGATCCGCCAGAAGTTCCTCGACCATTTCGCCCGGCACGGCCACGCCATCGTGCCCAGCGCACCCATGGTCGTGAAGGACGACCCCACGCTCATGTTCACCAACGCGGGCATGAACCAGTTCAAGGACCTCTTCCTGGGCAACCGCCCCGCCCAGCACAAGCGCATCGCCGACACGCAGAAGTGCCTGCGCGTCTCCGGCAAGCACAACGACCTCGAGGAGGTGGGCATCGACACGTACCACCACACGATGTTCGAGATGCTCGGCAACTGGAGCTTCGGCGACTACTTCAAGAAGGAGGCCATCGAGTGGGCCTGGGAGCTGCTCACCGAGGTCTACGGCATCGACAAGAACAACATCTACGTCACCTACTTCGGTGGTGACGAAAAGGACAAGCTGCCCGCCGACCTGGAGACGCGCGATCTGTGGAAGCAGTTCATGGCCGAGGACCGCATCCTGCCCTTCAGCCGCAAGGACAACTTCTGGGAGATGGGCGACACCGGTCCCTGCGGGCCGTGCACCGAGATCCATGTGGATGTGCGCACCGCCGAGGAGAAGGCCCGGAAGCCCGGCCGCGACCTGGTGAACAACGACCACCCGCAGGTGATCGAGATCTGGAACAACGTGTTCATGCAGTTCGAGCGCAAGGCCGACGGCTCGCTCGTGGAGCTGCCCGCGCAGCATGTGGACACCGGCATGGGCTTCGAGCGCCTGTGCATGGTGCTGCAGGGTAAGCGCAGCAACTACGACACCGATGTGTTCCAGCCGCTGATCCAAGCCATCGCGAAGCGGAGCGGCAGGACCTACGGCAAGGACGAGAAGGCCGACATCGCCATGCGCGTGATCGCCGACCACCTGCGCGCCATCAGTTTCGCCATCGCTGACGGGCAGCTGCCCAGCAACACCGGCGCGGGCTACGTGATCCGCCGCATCCTGCGCCGGGCCGTGCGCTACGGCTACAGCTTCCTCGGCTTCAACGAGCCCTTCATGCACGAACTGGTGAAGACCCTCGCCGACCAGATGGGCGACCAGTTCCCCGAGCTGCGCAAACAGCAGCAGGTCGTGGAGAGCGTCATGCAAGAGGAGGAGAAGGCCTTCCTGCGCACCTTGGAGCAGGGCACGAAGCGACTTGAACAAGCCCTTGCCGAGTCCAAGGGCACGCTCGCCGGCGACCGGGCCTTCGAGCTCTTCGACACCTACGGCTTCCCCATCGACCTCACGCAGCTCATGGCGCGCGAACAGAAGATGGATGTGGACATGAACGGCTTCGAGGCCGAGCTGCAGAAGCAGAAGGAACGCTCCCGCGCCGCCACGGCCGTCACCACGGGTGATTGGGTGGAGCTGGGCAAGGGCGAGACCGTCTTCATCGGCTACGATGCGCTGGGCACCGAGGCCCGCATCCTGCGCTACCGCAAGGTGAGCGGCAAGGGCGGCGACCAGTTCCAGCTCGTGCTCGACCGCACGCCCTTCTATGCGGAAGGCGGCGGTCAGGTGGGCGACCAGGGCTGGCTCATCCAGGGCGCGGACCAGGTGGAGGTGGTCGACACCAAGCGCGAGAACCAGCTCATCGTGCACTTCACGAAGGAGCTCCCGAAGGATGTGACCCAGCCGCTCACCGCGCAGGTGAACACGCAGCGCCGCGGCCTCACCGCGCGCAACCACACCGCCACGCACCTGCTGCACCACGCCCTGCGCAAGCACCTGGGCACGCACGTGGAGCAGAAGGGCTCCCTGGTGGCGCCCGACCGTCTGCGCTTCGACATCAGCCACTTCGCCAAGGTGACGCCCGAGGAGCTGGCCACCATCGAGCGCGAGGTGAATGCCATGATCACCGACGACATCGTGTTCGAGGACCAGCGCAACGTGCCCATCGCCGAGGCGAAGGCCATGGGCGCCATGGCGCTCTTCGGCGAGAAGTACGGCGACAACGTGCGCGTGGTGAAGTTCGGTCCCAGCGTCGAGCTCTGCGGGGGAACGCATGTGCCGCGCACCGGCGTCATCGGTCCCTTCCGGATCGTGAGCGAGAGCGCGCTGGCCGCGGGCATCCGCCGCATCGAGGCCATCACCAGCGTGGAGGCCGAGCGCATGATCAACGAGAAGCTCGCGAAGCTGGAGGCCATCGAGGCCCTGCTGAAGAACCCCGCCGATGTGGTGGCCGCCGTGCAGAAGCTCGCCGAGCAGAATGCCGTACTCAGCAAGGAGCTGGAGAAGGCCGCCCGCGAGAAGGTGAAGCGCTATGCCACGGCGATCCCCGCCAAGGCCAAAGCCAACAGCAAGGGCGTGAAGGTGCTCGTGGAACAGCTGGACCTCGATGCCCAGGGCCTGAAGGACCTCGGCTTTGCGCTGCGCGAACAGCACGCCGACCTCGCCTTCGTGGCTGGATCGGTCATCGACGGCAAGCCGCTGCTCGCGGTATCGCTGGGCAAGCAGGTGCTGGAGGCCACGGGCCTGAAGGCGGTGGACATCATCAAGCTGATCGGCCCGTTGATCAAGGGCGGCGGCGGCGGCCAGCCCGACTTCGCCACGGCCGGCGGCAAGGAGCCTGGCGGCATGGCCGACGCACTGAGGAAGGCGGCGGAGCTGCTGGGGTGA